Proteins co-encoded in one Amaranthus tricolor cultivar Red isolate AtriRed21 chromosome 7, ASM2621246v1, whole genome shotgun sequence genomic window:
- the LOC130817427 gene encoding uncharacterized protein LOC130817427 → MMRTIVDELRSGTQFPGMKMGSGWRRFLFLLPVMIFLPYLLSVLELHQFSTTVDQPKKHGMKAKHLVLGPVAGQGLDNRLHCKGTKALNKTQTASGSLNSGENVAFVTVFTIYNTSENNIEKRSSDLVIVGNTSYSKLERSIAILDSFIKFIQVAMPLSNVIILTDPESDLHIDKERVTTLPIQGEYSRDRLMLQRIRSYIAFLTARLEERNKHVQGQMKHYIFTDSDIAVVDDLGQLFDKYSSFHLALTFRNNKDQPLNSGFIAVRGTAEGLQRAKEFLEEVLEAYTLRYMKASRMLGDQLALAWVVRSHPSFDPRRFSKAKAFSEEINGASILFLPCALYNWTPPEGAGQFHGMPLDVKVVHFKGSRKRLMLEAWNFFHSSLNLDDMLCLVLGSGRTKYDF, encoded by the exons ATGATGAGGACGATTGTTGATGAATTAAGGAGTGGAACACAGTTTCCAGGAATGAAAATGGGAAGTGGATGGCGTCGATTTTTGTTTTTACTCCCTGTTATGATCTTCTTACCTTATTTGTTATCCG TTTTAGAGCTACATCAATTTTCAACTACTGTTGATCAACCTAAAAAACATGGTATGAAAGCTAAACATTTGGTCCTTGGCCCAGTTGCTGGACAGGGTTTGGATAATCGCCTGCATTGCAAAG GCACAAAAGCCCTGAACAAAACTCAAACCGCTTCTGGAAGCTTGAATTCTGGAGAGAATGTTGCCTTTGTTACGGTCTTCACTATATATAATACTTCTGAAAACAACATTGAGAAGAGATCTTCTGATTTGGTTATAGTTGGAAACACTTCATACTCAAAGTTAGAGAGATCAATTGCTATCTTGGATTCATTCATTAAATTCATCCAG GTTGCAATGCCCTTGAGTAATGTGATCATTCTTACTGATCCAGAGTCAGACCTCCACATCGATAAAGAAAGAGTGACAACATTACCCATCCAAGGGGAATATTCACGAGACAGGTTGATGCTTCAAAGAATTAGGTCTTACATT GCTTTCCTGACTGCTAGATTAGAGGAGCGCAATAAACATGTTCAGGGACAGATGAAGCATTACATTTTCACTGATTCAGATATAGCGGTGGTTGATGATCTTGGCCAGTTATTTGATAAATACTCAAGTTTTCATTTAGCCCTAACTTTCAGGAATAACAAAGATCAGCCTTTGAACTCTGGGTTTATTGCTGTTCGGGGAACTGCTGAGGGCCTCCAAAG GGCTAAGGAGTTCCTGGAAGAAGTTCTTGAAGCTTACACATTAAGATACATGAAAGCCTCCAGAATGCTGGGTGATCAGTTAGCTTTAGCTTGGGTGGTGAGATCACATCCATCTTTTGATCCAAGGAGATTTTCCAAAGCAAAAGCATTCTCAGAAGAAATAAATGGTGCTTCAATTCTATTTCTCCCTTGTGCTCTGTACAATTGGACTCCTCCGGAGGGTGCAGGACAGTTTCATGGCATGCCACTGGATGTAAAG GTTGTACACTTCAAAGGATCGAGAAAACGGTTGATGCTTGAAGCTTGGAatttctttcattcttctttgaactTGGATGACATGTTATGCCTTGTCCTAGGTAGTGGAAGGACAAAATATGACTTCTGA
- the LOC130817429 gene encoding sulfite reductase 1 [ferredoxin], chloroplastic-like, producing MTTSFGAANTIFIDPKLQIQSFHVLKPSGLMPLHKTNHGFSVSPSNSSTTRAVSTPVKPETAAEPKRSKVEIFKEESNFIRHPLNEEMMNDAPNINEAATQLIKFHGSYQQYDRSQKGVKAYSFMLRTKNPSGKVSNRLYLVMDDLADQFGIGTLRLTTRQTFQLHGVLKKDMKTVMGTIIRNMGSTLGACGDLNRNVLAPPAPLLRKDYLISQETAENIAALLTPQSGFYYDVWVDGEKFMTAEPPEVVKARNDNSHGTNFPDSPEPIYGTQFLPRKFKIAVTVPTDNSVDIFTNDIGVVVVSDENGEHQGFNIYVGGGMGRTHRLESTYPRLAEPIGYVPKEDILYAIKAIVVTQRENGRRDDRKYSRMKYLISSWGIEKFRSVVEQFYGKAFEPIRELPEWEFKSFLGWHEQGDGNLFCGLHVDNGRIKGVMKKTLREVIEKYNLDVRITPNQNLILCDIRKAWKRPITTLLAQGGLLEPRYVDPLNLTAMACPALPMCPLAITEAERGTPDLLKRVRAVFEKVGLKYNESIVVRVTGCPNGCARPYMAELGFVGDGPNSYQIWLGGSPNQTSLAQCFLNKVKIQELEKVLEPLFYHWKRYRKAKESFGAFSNRMGFEKLQEWVDGWEGMPQSSSKFNLKLFADKETYQAVEDLAKLQNKTAHQLAMEIIRSYVAAEQNGKRDV from the exons ATGACGACGTCGTTTGGTGCTGCAAATACCATTTTCATTGATCCAAAGCTCCAAATTCAGAGCTTTCATGTGTTAAAACCTTCTGGTTTGATGCCTCTGCATAAAACCAATCATGGGTTTTCAGTTTCACCTTCTAATTCTTCCACCACAAGAGCTGTTTCTACG CCAGTAAAGCCAGAGACTGCTGCTGAACCGAAGCGTAGTAAAGTTGAAATATTCAAGGAGGAAAGTAACTTCATTAGGCATCCTCTCAATGAAGAGATGATGAATGATGCGCCTAACATTAATGAGGCGGCTACACAGTTGATCAAGTTTCATGGGAGCTATCAACAGTATGATAGGAGTCAAAAGGGAGTGAAAGCGTACTCATTCATGCTTCGTACCAAAAACCCTTCTGGGAAAGTATCAAACAGATTGTACTTGGTGATGGATGATCTTGCTGATCAATTTGGTATTGGAACTCTTCGATTGACAACCCGACAAACATTTCAGCTGCATGGAGTCTTGAAGAAGGACATGAAGACTGTAATGGGCACGATTATTAGAAACATGGGATCAACTCTTGGTGCTTGTGGGGATCTCAATAGAAATGTCCTTGCTCCACCTGCCCCACTTTTGAGGAAGGATTACTTAATTTCTCAAGAAACAGCTGAGAATATTGCTGCTCTTTTGACTCCTCAATCAGGTTTTTATTATGATGTGTGGGTTGATGGAGAGAAATTCATGACAGCTGAACCCCCTGAAGTAGTGAAAGCCCGTAATGATAATTCCCATGGTACAAATTTCCCTGATTCTCCTGAGCCGATTTATGGAACTCAGTTTTTGCCTAGGAAATTCAAGATTGCTGTTACTGTCCCCACTGATAACTCGGTGGATATATTCACAAATGACATTGGTGTTGTTGTTGTATCCGACGAAAATGGAGAGCATCAAGGTTTCAACATATAT GTTGGAGGAGGTATGGGAAGAACACACAGGTTAGAGAGCACCTATCCTCGTCTGGCTGAACCAATAGGCTACGTGCCAAAAgaagatatattatatgctaTCAAAGCTATTGTTGTTACTCAAAGAGAAAATGGTAGAAGAGATGACCGCAAATATAGCAGGATGAAATATTTGATTAGTTCATGGGGCATTGAAAAATTTAGAAGTGTTGTTGAACAGTTCTATGGCAAGGCATTTGAGCCGATTCGCGAGTTGCCAGAGTGGGAGTTCAAGAGTTTTCTGGGTTGGCATGAGCAG GGTGATGGAAACTTATTTTGTGGCCTTCATGTTGACAATGGCCGTATAAAAGGCGTAATGAAGAAAACATTGAGGGAGGTGATTGAGAAGTATAATTTGGATGTGCGTATTACGCCAAatcaaaaccttattctttgtGACATTCGCAAGGCATGGAAGCGTCCGATCACCACGTTGCTTGCTCAAGGTGGCTTGCTG GAGCCTAGGTATGTTGATCCTCTAAATTTAACTGCAATGGCATGCCCTGCATTGCCTATGTGCCCATTGGCGATAACTGAAGCAGAGCGAGGAACTCCTGACTTATTGAAACGGGTTAGAGCTGTTTTTGAAAAG GTTGGTCTCAAATACAACGAATCAATTGTAGTAAGAGTTACTGGCTGCCCTAACGGATGTGCAAGACCCTACATGGCTGAACTTGGATTTGTCGGTGATGGTCCCAACAGCTATCAG ATATGGCTTGGTGGGTCTCCCAACCAAACATCACTGGCACAGTGTTTCTTGAACAAGGTCAAAATCCAAGAATTGGAGAAGGTGCTAGAGCCTCTGTTTTACCATTGGAAACGTTATCGTAAAGCTAAGGAATCATTTGGTGCTTTCTCGAACCGGATG GGTTTTGAGAAACTTCAAGAGTGGGTGGATGGATGGGAAGGTATGCCACAATCTTCCAGTAAGTTCAACTTGAAGCTTTTTGCTGATAAGGAAACATACCAAGCTGTAGAGGATCTTGCAAAACTGCAAAACAAGACGGCCCATCAGTTGGCCATGGAAATCATCCGCAGCTATGTTGCAGCGGAGCAGAATGGGAAACGTGACGTGTAG
- the LOC130817430 gene encoding ABC transporter G family member 23: MAKCFKQATTEEDSIILFSTSDSNEELSGCSSSSSSSSSRHHSPPPSATPGPSYNLSVKNLSYTLHQNNGIGPFNKPKPKIDILKSVSFTAQSSQILAIVGPSGTGKSTLLRLISGRVKEKDYNPNTISLNNHPITSPNQLRHLFGYVAQDDYLLPLLTVKETLMYRAKFCLRKLSLEEQKNRVENLLQELGLVQVENTFVGDEEHRGISGGERKRVSIGVELIHNPQILLLDEPTSGLDSSSALQVIEILSSMIMKSNDKIIIFSIHQPSYRMFRHINNFLILSNGLVVHNGSLKSLEERISQLGYQIPLNLNVLEFSMEIISKLQDQKSSILELQSNTPIKSPSSASSYSDKNFNFYPSTSEGIKEDFYNWVVEIMILCSRFWKTIYRTKQLFLARTMQALVGGLGLGSVYVKLGQDELGVGERLGLFAFSLSFLLSSTVEALPIYLQERKVIMKESSRKAYKISSYMIANTLVFLPFLLIIALLFSIPIYWIVGLNPSIQAFSIFVFIVWLIISMASSLVMFLSSISSDFIAGNSLICTVLGAFFLFSGYFIPKESIPKYWIFMYYLSLYRYPLDSLLVNEYWGMRNDCFSWLNNDHTSTCLMNGNDVLKNRGLHKDIRWENVGIMIGFFFFYRVICWVVLARRVATTTL, from the exons ATGGCAAAGTGCTTTAAACAAGCAACTACAGAAGAGGATTCAATAATCCTTTTTTCGACCTCCGACTCGAACGAGGAATTGTCGGGTTGTTCCTCCTCGTCATCCTCCTCCTCCTCGCGCCACCATTCTCCACCTCCATCTGCCACCCCCGGCCCCAGTTACAACCTTAGTGTGAAAAACCTCTCATATACCCTCCACCAAAATAATGGGATAGGCCCATTTAATAAACCCAAGCCCAAAATTGATATCCTTAAATCAGTCTCTTTTACAGCCCAAAGTTCCCAAATTTTAGCTATTGTAGGCCCAAGTGGGACCGGAAAATCAACCCTCCTTAGACTCATTTCAGGGAGAGTAAAAGAAAAGGATTATAACCCAAATACAATCTCACTCAATAACCACCCAATAACAAGCCCAAATCAATTGAGACACTTATTTGGGTATGTAGCCCAAGATGATTATTTACTTCCTTTACTTACCGTTAAAGAAACTTTAATGTATCGCGCCAAATTTTGCCTAAGGAAGTTAAGTTTAGAGGAACAAAAAAACAGGGTTGAAAACTTGTTACAAGAACTTGGGCTTGTTCAAGTAGAAAATACCTTTGTGGGTGATGAAGAACATAGAGGAATTTCAGGTGGAGAACGAAAAAGAGTTTCGATTGGTGTCGAATTGATCCATAACCCACAAATTTTGCTCTTAGATGAGCCTACTTCTGGTTTAGATAGTTCCTCTGCCCTACAAGTTATAGAAATACTTTCATCTATGATCATGAAATCTAATGATAAGatcataattttttcaattcatCAACCAAGTTATAGAATGTTTAGGCACATTAACAACTTTTTAATCCTTTCTAATGGTTTAGTTGTTCATAATGGAAGCCTTAAATCACTAGAGGAAAGGATATCTCAATTGGGTTATCAAATTCCCTTGAATTTGAATGTTCTAGAGTTTTCTATGGAGATTATTTCCAAGCTACAAGATCAAAAATCATCAATTTTAGAACTCCAATCCAATACTCCAATCAAATCACCATCATCAGCGTCATCATACTCG GATAAGAATTTCAACTTCTACCCATCAACAAGTGAAGGCATAAAAGAGGATTTTTACAATTGGGTAGTTGAAATAATGATCCTTTGTTCAAgattttggaaaacaatttaTAGAACAAAACAATTATTTCTAGCAAGAACAATGCAAGCTCTTGTAGGAGGCTTAGGTTTAGGAAGTGTGTATGTCAAGTTAGGGCAAGACGAGTTGGGTGTAGGAGAAAGATTAGGCCTATTTGCCTTTAGTTTAAGCTTTCTTTTATCTTCAACTGTTGAAGCATTGCCAATTTACCTCCAAGAAAGAAAGGTTATAATGAAAGAATCATCAAGAAAAGCTTACAAAATATCATCTTATATGATAGCAAACACCCTAGTTTTCCTCCCTTTCTTACTAATAATAGCCTTACTTTTCTCTATTCCTATATATTGGATTGTTGGCTTAAACCCATCAATCCAAGCCTTCTCCATTTTCGTCTTTATTGTTTGGCTAATAATTTCAATGGCTAGCTCATTAGTCATGTTCTTGAGCTCGATTTCATCCGATTTCATAGCCGGAAACTCACTAATTTGCACCGTTCTTGGAGCATTCTTCTTGTTTTCCGGCTACTTTATACCAAAAGAGAGTATACCAAAGTATTGGATTTTTATGTACTATTTGTCTTTGTATAGGTACCCTTTGGATTCATTGCTTGTTAATGAGTATTGGGGTATGAGAAATGATTGTTTTTCTTGGTTGAATAATGATCATACTAGTACTTGTTTGATGAATGGGAATGATGTATTGAAAAATAGAGGGCTTCATAAGGATATTAGGTGggaaaatgttgggattatgATAGGGTTTTTCTTCTTCTATAGAGTTATTTGTTGGGTTGTTTTGGCCCGTAGAGTTGCAACTACAACTTTATGA
- the LOC130818650 gene encoding AT-hook motif nuclear-localized protein 20-like — protein sequence MANNENNSSSYDFLINSNAFASMHDDQLISLHPQSFFDSQFLLNNNPNPISNPISSNIEVDDTPIPSVYNGPRGSIAVESPSIVLDAQKKFKGRPKGSKNKPKVAPNTASQLVHVIEIKPGFDVLRRVHQFVRTLKTGFYFSGGMGRVRDVLVQTFSAQEPTKSYSGTFELMNVLGYRFGETNEILGSMQAMLNGPRGVFGGYVVGPLMAVGVVNICITTCSNYQFYPGLSLNEGYQIQDPSSDVSSNIGEVPDMDLKPSSGMIDMDLSLTRTYHFENFSREEGFFGCILLYRYGLPPFFPSRTPIIVSYGRNKLGTMMMMRMSII from the exons atggCAAACAATGAAAACAACTCCTCATCTTATGATTTTCTAATCAATTCTAATGCTTTTGCTTCAATGCATGATGATCAACTTATCTCCCTTCATCCCCAATCCTTCTTTGATTCCCAATTCCTCCTTAACAATAACCCGAACCCAATTTCAAACCCGATTTCGAGCAACATTGAAGTTGATGATACTCCTATACCATCAGTTTATAACGGGCCTAGAGGCTCAATAGCTGTTGAAAGCCCTTCAATTGTGTTGGAtgctcaaaaaaaatttaaaggaagGCCCAAAGGGTCCAAAAATAAGCCCAAGGTGGCTCCCAATACGGCTTCGCAACTAGTCCATGTGATTGAGATCAAACCCGGGTTTGATGTTCTGAGACGGGTTCACCAATTCGTCAGAACCCTCAAAACCGGGTTTTATTTTTCGGGCGGGATGGGCCGAGTTCGAGATGTTTTGGTCCAAACTTTTTCAGCCCAAGAGCCCACAAAATCCTATAGTGGGACCTTTGAATTGATGAATGTCCTAGGATATAGGTTTGGAGAGACAAATGAAATATTGGGCTCAATGCAAGCTATGTTGAATGGGCCTAGAGGTGTATTTGGGGGGTATGTCGTGGGCCCACTTATGGCTGTTGGGGTTGTGAATATTTGTATCACAACTTGCAGTAACTATCAATTTTATCCTGGTCTTTCCCTAAATGAAGGATACCAGATCCAGGATCCATCTAGTGATGTAAGCTCAAACATTGGTGAAGTTCCGGATATGGATCTGAAACCATCCTCTGGAATG attgATATGGATCTCTCACTTACCA GAACCTATCATTTTGAGAATTTTTCTCGAGAAGAGGGATTCTTTGGCTGCATTCTCCTTTATAGGTACGGGTTACCGCCTTTCTTCCCTTCCCGTACCCCAATCATAGTTTCATATGGGCGCAATAAACTGggaacgatgatgatgatgaggatgtCCATCATTTAA